From one Pseudomonas sp. S35 genomic stretch:
- a CDS encoding FecR domain-containing protein, whose protein sequence is MAPPDRKVFEAAASWYVQFQSQSPTPAERHAWQQWLNGDPAHLAAWNQMEQLQRSLGTLPPDLTRRALSTTQQRRQVLKWMLLLGGTGYLGWNVQQHTSLGNAWADYRTSVGERRHIELADGTRVDLNTHTSIDVLFDGRQRLIRLREGEVLIHTGKSGGQTPFYVDTRQGRVQALGTRFTVRQLSDATRVGVLEDRVSVSPADQPGHGRLLNAGESADFDRQNVGVNHPYRGSQAAWVEGQLIVLDARLGDVIDELARYRAGVLQCDPASARLRVSGTFRLDSTDAVLANLQATLPIQVKYFTRYWVSVRRIG, encoded by the coding sequence ATGGCCCCTCCTGATCGTAAGGTTTTCGAAGCCGCCGCGAGCTGGTACGTGCAGTTTCAATCCCAATCGCCCACCCCCGCTGAACGCCACGCCTGGCAGCAATGGCTCAATGGCGACCCCGCCCATCTGGCCGCATGGAACCAGATGGAGCAGTTGCAGCGCAGTCTTGGCACCCTGCCCCCGGATCTGACGCGTCGTGCGCTGTCCACAACCCAACAACGTCGTCAGGTGCTCAAGTGGATGCTGCTGCTTGGCGGCACCGGGTACTTGGGTTGGAACGTCCAGCAACACACATCCCTGGGCAATGCCTGGGCCGACTACCGTACCTCCGTGGGTGAACGTCGGCACATCGAGTTGGCCGATGGCACGCGGGTCGACCTCAACACCCACACCTCAATTGACGTGCTGTTCGATGGGCGCCAGCGGTTGATCCGTCTACGCGAAGGCGAGGTACTTATCCACACCGGCAAGTCGGGCGGGCAGACACCGTTTTACGTCGACACCCGCCAAGGCCGGGTGCAGGCGCTCGGTACTCGGTTTACCGTGCGCCAGCTATCGGACGCCACGCGCGTCGGGGTACTGGAAGACCGGGTCAGCGTGTCACCCGCAGATCAACCCGGGCACGGGCGCCTGCTCAACGCTGGTGAAAGCGCCGATTTCGACCGGCAGAATGTTGGTGTGAATCACCCGTATCGCGGCAGCCAGGCAGCGTGGGTGGAGGGCCAACTGATTGTGTTGGATGCCAGATTGGGTGATGTGATCGACGAACTCGCCCGCTATCGAGCAGGTGTATTGCAGTGCGATCCGGCCTCAGCGCGGTTGCGGGTGTCCGGGACGTTCCGGCTCGATTCCACCGACGCCGTGTTGGCCAATTTGCAAGCAACATTGCCGATTCAGGTGAAATACTTCACCCGCTACTGGGTGTCGGTAAGACGAATCGGCTGA
- a CDS encoding TonB-dependent siderophore receptor, translating into MRLPTKFRQRLSYHGITYGLMLGTAASTGVVLSTGVMAASAVQHYAIAAGPLDNALSQFAAKANVILSFSPQQTARLNTPGLEGDYSVEQGFALLLQNSGLEAVVQAPGSYVLQTAPVGQLTLSATTVSTYQQGGFNQEIAGDVGYKAQNSRIGTKTSTPLSETPRSVSVVTGQRIKDQKSQTLTEVLGYVPGIFAPPFAAGDSLAGDLFFIRGFNATDYGYGLLRDGLRVQGNRYDTTSEPYGLERVEIFRGPSSLLYGENAPGGLVNLVSKHPTATPQGEVQLGYGSNNRRQVGVDISGPLNDSGNILGRVVMLGRKSDTQTDHVPDDRLYLAPSLTLNFDDYNTLTLLANYQKDHTNLELGLPAAGTLLSNPNGKLSKHTMLGDPYWNTFEREAWNAGYEFSHSFNDDWQFRQNSRYMQSRITRHETWPGDLNNQGFGTQLGMYAYDRFNKSMVYSLDNQLEGKFQLGDVDNTVLFGSSYDRISFNQDWDAGFAGTINVYNPVYLREPTTPLAVQNTLLEQQMKGVYAQVQSKYDHWLFLLGGRQDWVDSQFRDKVKPASDSSTTEQKFTYQGGVMYQFDNGLTPYVSYSTAFVPVQQISVTGSPLKPITSRQYEVGVKYEPIGWDTAMTLSVYDLRKQDDTYLDSTTNTYRQVGESRAKGAEVEINSNITPNLNLTAAYTYTDARITKDTAGSLVEGHQMTGVPRNQASVWGKYRFLDGQLKGLSLGGGVRYFDSAYSYTKPTLYGKLDPGSVTLVDAAIGYQINTHWSLDLNAKNLFDKEYVSGCNDAGRCYWGDSRTLLGTVSYNW; encoded by the coding sequence ATGCGCCTTCCTACCAAGTTTCGCCAGCGACTCTCCTACCACGGCATCACCTATGGCTTGATGCTGGGCACTGCTGCCAGCACCGGTGTTGTGCTGTCGACCGGCGTCATGGCCGCCAGTGCGGTGCAACACTACGCAATCGCGGCTGGCCCGCTCGACAATGCCTTGAGCCAATTTGCCGCCAAGGCCAATGTGATTCTGTCCTTCTCCCCCCAGCAAACCGCGCGTTTAAACACGCCGGGGCTGGAAGGCGACTATTCAGTTGAACAAGGCTTTGCACTGCTGCTGCAAAACTCAGGTCTGGAGGCCGTGGTCCAGGCCCCTGGCAGCTACGTGTTGCAAACAGCACCCGTTGGCCAACTCACCCTGTCGGCTACCACCGTCAGCACTTATCAACAGGGCGGTTTCAACCAAGAGATCGCCGGCGATGTAGGCTACAAAGCGCAAAACAGCCGCATTGGCACTAAGACCAGCACCCCGCTGTCGGAAACACCTCGCTCGGTTTCAGTGGTGACTGGCCAACGCATCAAGGACCAGAAATCCCAAACCCTCACAGAGGTGTTGGGCTATGTCCCCGGCATTTTTGCCCCGCCCTTTGCCGCTGGCGATAGCTTGGCGGGGGATTTGTTCTTTATTCGCGGCTTCAACGCCACGGACTACGGCTACGGCTTGCTGCGCGATGGCCTACGCGTCCAGGGCAATCGATACGACACCACCAGCGAGCCCTATGGTTTGGAACGTGTGGAAATCTTCCGTGGGCCCTCTTCCCTGCTTTACGGCGAAAATGCCCCAGGGGGCCTGGTGAACCTGGTCAGCAAACACCCCACCGCGACCCCACAGGGCGAAGTGCAGTTGGGTTACGGTTCGAACAATCGCCGCCAGGTGGGTGTGGATATCTCCGGGCCGCTTAATGACAGTGGCAATATCCTCGGCCGGGTAGTGATGCTTGGGCGAAAGTCCGACACACAGACAGACCACGTCCCCGATGACCGCCTCTACCTCGCGCCATCCCTGACCCTGAATTTCGACGACTACAACACCCTGACGCTGCTGGCCAACTACCAAAAGGACCACACCAACCTGGAACTCGGCCTACCGGCTGCCGGTACTTTGCTCAGCAATCCCAACGGCAAGCTGTCCAAGCACACCATGCTCGGCGACCCGTATTGGAACACCTTTGAGCGCGAAGCCTGGAACGCCGGTTATGAGTTCAGCCACAGCTTCAATGACGATTGGCAGTTCCGGCAGAATTCGCGCTACATGCAGTCACGCATCACCCGCCACGAAACCTGGCCGGGCGACCTGAACAACCAAGGCTTTGGTACGCAGTTGGGCATGTATGCCTACGACCGCTTCAACAAGTCGATGGTTTACTCCCTGGATAACCAACTGGAAGGCAAATTCCAGCTGGGTGACGTGGACAACACCGTGTTGTTCGGCAGCAGCTACGATCGCATTTCGTTCAACCAGGACTGGGATGCGGGTTTCGCCGGCACCATCAATGTGTATAACCCGGTTTACCTGCGTGAACCGACCACCCCGCTGGCGGTGCAAAACACCTTGCTCGAACAACAGATGAAAGGGGTTTATGCACAGGTCCAGAGCAAGTACGACCACTGGCTGTTTCTGCTCGGTGGGCGTCAGGATTGGGTCGACAGCCAATTCCGGGACAAGGTGAAGCCCGCATCGGACTCCAGCACCACCGAACAGAAATTCACCTACCAGGGTGGCGTGATGTACCAGTTCGACAACGGCCTTACGCCGTATGTCAGCTACTCCACTGCGTTCGTCCCGGTTCAACAGATCTCGGTCACGGGTTCACCGCTCAAGCCAATCACCAGCCGTCAGTACGAAGTGGGTGTGAAGTACGAGCCGATCGGTTGGGACACGGCGATGACGCTGTCGGTGTATGACCTGCGCAAACAGGACGATACCTACCTCGACAGCACCACCAACACCTACCGCCAAGTGGGTGAAAGCCGGGCCAAGGGCGCAGAAGTCGAGATCAACAGCAACATTACTCCCAACCTGAATCTGACGGCGGCCTACACCTACACCGACGCGCGGATTACCAAGGACACCGCCGGTTCATTGGTCGAGGGACACCAGATGACCGGTGTTCCGCGCAACCAGGCGTCTGTGTGGGGCAAATACCGGTTCCTGGATGGCCAACTCAAGGGGCTGTCCCTGGGCGGTGGCGTGCGTTACTTCGACAGCGCTTATTCCTACACCAAGCCGACGCTGTACGGGAAACTCGACCCTGGCAGCGTTACGTTGGTGGATGCTGCCATCGGTTATCAGATCAATACCCACTGGTCGCTGGACCTGAACGCCAAGAACCTGTTCGACAAAGAATACGTATCCGGTTGCAACGATGCAGGGCGCTGCTACTGGGGCGACAGCCGTACCTTGCTCGGTACGGTGTCCTACAACTGGTAA